One stretch of Enterobacter sp. RHBSTW-00994 DNA includes these proteins:
- the tal gene encoding transaldolase, with protein MTDKLTSLRQFTTVVADTGDIAAMKLYQPQDATTNPSLILNAAQIPEYRKLIDDAVTWAKAQSNDRAQQVVDATDKLAVNIGLEILKLVPGRISTEVDARLSYDTEASIAKAKHLIKLYNDAGISNDRILIKLASTWQGIRAAEQLEKEGINCNLTLLFSFAQARACAEAGVYLISPFVGRILDWYKANTDKKEYAASEDPGVVSVTEIYEYYKQHGYETVVMGASFRNVGEIIELAGCDRLTIAPALLKELAESEGALERKLSYTGEVKARPERITESEFLWQHNQDPMAVDKLADGIRKFAVDQEKLEKMIGDLL; from the coding sequence ATGACGGATAAATTGACCTCCCTTCGTCAGTTCACCACTGTCGTAGCTGACACCGGAGATATCGCGGCAATGAAGTTGTATCAGCCGCAGGATGCCACAACTAACCCTTCTCTGATCCTTAACGCCGCGCAGATCCCTGAGTATCGTAAACTGATCGACGACGCTGTGACCTGGGCGAAAGCGCAGAGCAACGATCGCGCGCAGCAGGTTGTGGATGCAACTGACAAACTGGCTGTAAACATCGGTCTGGAAATCCTGAAACTGGTTCCGGGTCGTATTTCTACTGAAGTTGATGCGCGTCTGTCCTACGACACCGAAGCGTCAATCGCGAAAGCCAAACACCTGATCAAACTGTACAACGATGCTGGTATCAGCAACGATCGTATCCTGATCAAGCTGGCTTCAACCTGGCAGGGTATCCGCGCAGCAGAGCAGCTGGAAAAAGAAGGTATCAACTGTAACCTGACGCTGCTGTTCTCCTTCGCTCAGGCGCGTGCATGTGCAGAAGCAGGTGTTTACCTGATTTCTCCGTTCGTGGGCCGTATTCTGGACTGGTACAAAGCCAACACCGACAAGAAAGAGTACGCAGCATCTGAAGATCCAGGCGTTGTTTCTGTTACTGAGATCTACGAGTACTACAAACAGCACGGCTATGAAACTGTCGTGATGGGCGCAAGCTTCCGTAACGTTGGCGAAATCATCGAGCTGGCTGGCTGTGATCGTCTGACCATCGCACCTGCACTGCTGAAAGAGCTGGCAGAAAGCGAAGGTGCGCTGGAGCGTAAACTGTCCTATACCGGTGAAGTGAAAGCGCGCCCAGAGCGCATCACGGAATCCGAGTTCCTGTGGCAGCACAACCAGGATCCAATGGCGGTAGATAAACTGGCGGACGGTATCCGTAAGTTTGCTGTTGACCAGGAAAAACTGGAAAAAATGATCGGCGACCTGCTGTAA
- the mog gene encoding molybdopterin adenylyltransferase, with translation MNTLRIGLVSISDRASSGVYQDKGIPALQEWLGNVLTTPFEIQTRLIPDEQAIIEQTLCELVDEMSCHLVLTTGGTGPARRDVTPDATLAIADREMPGFGEQMRQISLHFVPTAILSRQVGVIRKQALILNLPGQPKSIKETLEGVKAEDGRVVVPGIFASVPYCIQLLEGPYVETDPQIVAAFRPKSARRETIS, from the coding sequence ATGAATACCTTACGCATCGGCTTAGTTTCGATTTCTGACCGCGCCTCCAGCGGTGTTTATCAGGATAAAGGCATCCCCGCACTTCAGGAGTGGCTGGGTAACGTGCTGACGACACCTTTTGAAATCCAGACCCGATTGATTCCTGATGAGCAGGCGATCATCGAGCAGACGCTGTGCGAGCTGGTGGATGAAATGAGTTGCCATCTTGTCCTCACTACCGGGGGAACAGGGCCTGCACGCCGCGATGTCACACCGGATGCCACGCTGGCGATTGCCGATCGTGAAATGCCTGGCTTTGGCGAGCAGATGCGCCAGATCAGTCTGCACTTTGTCCCGACCGCTATTTTGTCCCGTCAGGTTGGCGTGATCCGCAAACAGGCGTTGATCCTTAACCTGCCAGGCCAGCCTAAATCGATTAAAGAGACGCTGGAAGGGGTAAAAGCAGAAGATGGTCGCGTGGTTGTGCCAGGAATTTTTGCAAGTGTACCGTATTGTATACAGTTGCTGGAGGGCCCCTATGTGGAAACTGACCCACAGATCGTAGCAGCTTTTCGTCCTAAAAGCGCACGTCGCGAGACAATCTCCTGA
- a CDS encoding MFS transporter: MSHYTRPLNRQDYKTLTLAALGGALEFYDFIIFVFFAAVVGELFFPADIPEWLRQVQTFGIFAAGYLARPLGGIVMAHFGDLVGRKKMFTLSILLMAVPTLAIGLLPTYATMGIIAPLLLLLMRILQGAAIGGEVPGAWVFVAEHVPARRIGIACGTLTAGLTVGILLGSVVATIINTSMTPQAVHDGGWRIPFLLGGVFGLVAMYLRRWLQETPIFLEMQQRKALAQELPVKSVVVHHKKAVVVSMLLTWLLSAGIVVVILMSPVWLQKQYGFAPAVTLQANSIATIMLCVGCLTAGVAVDRIGASLTFIVGSVLLAVSSWAFYHLAGSHPEQLFLLYGVVGLCVGVVGAVPYVMVRAFPPEVRFTGISFSYNVSYAIFGGLTPIAVTLLMGVSPMAPAWYVLALSLMGLALGVWLRQKPLEAPVFAR; encoded by the coding sequence ATGTCACATTACACCCGACCTCTGAATCGTCAGGACTATAAAACGCTCACGCTTGCGGCACTTGGCGGCGCGCTGGAGTTTTACGATTTCATCATCTTTGTTTTCTTCGCTGCCGTCGTGGGAGAGTTGTTCTTCCCGGCGGATATTCCAGAGTGGCTGCGTCAGGTACAGACATTCGGTATTTTTGCCGCTGGCTATCTTGCTCGCCCTCTGGGCGGGATTGTGATGGCTCACTTTGGCGATTTGGTTGGGCGTAAGAAAATGTTTACCCTCAGCATATTACTGATGGCCGTCCCCACGCTGGCGATTGGCCTGCTGCCAACCTATGCCACGATGGGCATCATTGCTCCCTTATTATTGCTGTTGATGCGTATCCTTCAGGGTGCGGCGATTGGCGGTGAAGTGCCTGGCGCCTGGGTGTTTGTCGCTGAGCATGTACCCGCGCGCCGCATCGGCATTGCCTGCGGAACATTAACGGCGGGCCTGACGGTCGGTATCCTGCTTGGATCTGTTGTTGCCACGATTATCAATACCAGCATGACGCCACAGGCTGTTCATGACGGGGGCTGGCGCATTCCCTTCCTGCTGGGGGGCGTGTTCGGTCTGGTTGCTATGTATCTGCGTCGTTGGTTGCAGGAAACGCCTATTTTCCTGGAGATGCAGCAGCGTAAAGCGCTGGCGCAGGAGCTACCGGTAAAATCAGTGGTGGTACATCATAAAAAAGCTGTGGTGGTATCGATGCTGCTTACCTGGTTGCTGTCGGCGGGTATCGTGGTGGTTATTTTGATGTCACCCGTCTGGCTGCAAAAACAGTATGGCTTCGCCCCGGCAGTAACGCTTCAGGCAAACAGTATTGCCACTATCATGCTCTGCGTTGGTTGTCTGACGGCCGGTGTTGCAGTGGATCGCATTGGCGCAAGCCTGACGTTTATCGTCGGTAGCGTGTTGCTGGCGGTATCAAGCTGGGCGTTCTACCATCTTGCAGGGAGCCATCCTGAACAGCTGTTCCTGCTCTATGGCGTGGTGGGATTGTGTGTCGGGGTCGTTGGCGCAGTGCCTTATGTGATGGTGCGGGCGTTTCCCCCAGAGGTGCGCTTTACCGGGATTTCGTTCTCTTACAACGTCTCCTATGCCATTTTCGGTGGCTTAACGCCGATTGCCGTTACCCTGTTAATGGGCGTTTCGCCTATGGCTCCCGCCTGGTATGTACTGGCACTGTCACTGATGGGACTGGCATTAGGCGTCTGGCTGCGTCAAAAACCGCTGGAAGCCCCTGTGTTTGCTCGTTAA
- a CDS encoding ABC transporter permease subunit: MSLPAILLLSIPFITLLSVTPWHHLQLAWRDDHAIVVSMGLGLLALGIIITIGVPAAWWLSQATGRKRIIGELLVMIPLLTPPLAMGILLVSAFGPYGLVGQWLSLLGTTLVNNPAAFVLAQVYGALPYFIVVARSAFATVPRAILEAGQTLGASGWNRFRFLTLPLAIPGLASAVTLAWVRAVGEFGIVMIFAYFPQGIPVKLYTNLQNDGVDAVYTLLWMLLIVTLPLPMVCFVLGKRASRGRQQA, encoded by the coding sequence TTGTCACTGCCCGCGATCCTGCTGCTGAGCATCCCGTTCATTACGCTGTTGAGCGTTACGCCGTGGCATCATCTGCAGCTTGCCTGGCGGGATGATCACGCCATTGTCGTTTCGATGGGGCTCGGTCTTCTGGCGCTTGGGATCATCATAACGATCGGCGTACCGGCTGCCTGGTGGCTCTCTCAGGCAACCGGACGAAAACGGATAATAGGCGAACTGCTGGTGATGATCCCCCTGCTAACGCCACCACTGGCAATGGGTATTTTACTGGTGTCGGCCTTTGGTCCGTATGGTCTGGTCGGTCAGTGGCTTTCATTGCTGGGTACAACGCTCGTCAACAACCCGGCGGCGTTTGTGCTGGCACAGGTCTATGGAGCATTACCTTACTTTATCGTGGTGGCCCGCTCGGCTTTTGCCACCGTCCCCAGGGCTATCCTCGAAGCTGGTCAGACGCTGGGGGCATCAGGCTGGAACCGCTTCCGTTTTCTGACGCTTCCTCTGGCCATACCTGGGCTTGCATCAGCCGTTACACTGGCATGGGTGCGCGCTGTGGGCGAATTTGGCATCGTCATGATCTTTGCTTACTTTCCGCAGGGCATACCCGTAAAGCTCTACACCAATCTGCAAAATGATGGCGTCGATGCCGTGTATACCCTGCTGTGGATGCTGCTTATCGTGACGCTTCCCCTGCCGATGGTCTGCTTTGTTCTCGGTAAACGGGCGTCAAGGGGGCGGCAACAGGCTTAA
- a CDS encoding extracellular solute-binding protein has product MKYALAAVALLQCTSVALAKDIRVTYAGSMGKVMDQGLGPAFVKTESGDYQGQGQGAYGMARLLASHKLEADVFVSITPGPMQILKDAGLIDDAVPVASTSMVVAYSPKGKHAAQFEEASQKKDGSWLNLLAQKDISFGRTDPYVDPKGQNIVFTLLLAEKYYKMPGIADKILGSLQNPAQTHQEGGLLARLESGQVDAAAGYESEVRSAHLPYVALPDEINLSNPTMAKQWYDTVSFTINDGQGKDQVLHTQPMVFYAAVLKNAPNGVAQGKKFVSFMQSAEGQKLFKEYGYAGPKGDSLYAR; this is encoded by the coding sequence ATGAAGTATGCCCTGGCAGCGGTTGCGCTGCTGCAATGTACATCTGTAGCGCTGGCGAAAGACATTCGGGTCACCTATGCCGGATCGATGGGTAAAGTGATGGATCAAGGTCTGGGCCCGGCATTCGTAAAAACGGAAAGTGGTGATTATCAGGGTCAGGGGCAAGGCGCGTACGGGATGGCACGCCTGCTGGCAAGCCATAAACTTGAGGCCGACGTTTTTGTCTCTATCACTCCGGGACCTATGCAGATCCTCAAAGATGCGGGGCTGATTGATGACGCCGTACCAGTAGCCAGCACCAGCATGGTGGTGGCGTATAGCCCGAAAGGCAAACACGCCGCGCAGTTTGAGGAAGCCAGCCAGAAGAAAGACGGCTCATGGCTGAATCTGCTGGCACAAAAAGATATCTCCTTCGGCCGTACTGATCCGTATGTTGATCCGAAGGGGCAGAATATCGTCTTCACCCTTCTTCTGGCTGAGAAGTACTACAAGATGCCTGGTATCGCCGACAAGATTTTAGGTTCACTGCAAAACCCGGCGCAGACTCATCAGGAAGGTGGCCTGCTGGCACGCCTGGAAAGTGGCCAGGTGGATGCAGCGGCAGGGTATGAGAGCGAAGTGCGCTCGGCTCATCTGCCGTATGTCGCGTTGCCGGATGAGATCAACCTGAGCAACCCGACGATGGCGAAACAGTGGTATGACACCGTTAGCTTCACCATAAACGACGGCCAGGGTAAAGACCAGGTACTTCACACCCAGCCGATGGTGTTCTACGCCGCGGTACTGAAAAATGCACCTAACGGTGTGGCGCAAGGCAAAAAATTCGTCTCCTTCATGCAAAGCGCTGAAGGTCAGAAGCTGTTTAAAGAGTACGGCTACGCGGGTCCGAAAGGAGACAGTTTATACGCCCGCTAA
- a CDS encoding ABC transporter substrate-binding protein, giving the protein MTLKKIIAAAGGLALLLSPFIAQAQNWPVTVKDRDNREVTIQHEPQRIILQDGRDIFALALLERDNPFAKVVAWNNLPKKQDTETWNVLKRQWPEAEKILDMKFSDQGNVDLETVISRQPDLMIAQLRAKPSLVQSGVLAKLDALHIPVVFVDYELHPVENTLPSIALLGKVMGQTDRAQAYIDFYQQRLDKIHQRLASATKKPLVFIEPIAGVGGLDNGCCFTHARNGWGGLVEAAGGTNIGSQLLPGATGNVSVEKIISLNPDYYLMTGSKRPGKGTAIIPFGYNVPAADVTAAFNALVARQGVANIPAVAEGHTGALYHHFYNNPYNIVAIETLSKIFYPTLFNDVDPLADYHAIIKNFTHIPDDNIILSYTPSH; this is encoded by the coding sequence ATGACGCTAAAAAAAATCATCGCGGCCGCGGGTGGCCTGGCATTACTCCTTTCACCTTTTATCGCCCAGGCACAAAACTGGCCGGTCACGGTAAAAGACCGGGATAACCGCGAAGTGACGATTCAACACGAACCGCAACGCATCATTTTGCAGGACGGGCGGGACATTTTCGCCCTGGCATTGCTTGAGCGAGATAATCCGTTCGCGAAAGTGGTGGCGTGGAACAACCTGCCGAAAAAGCAGGATACCGAAACCTGGAACGTTCTGAAGCGCCAGTGGCCGGAAGCGGAGAAGATCCTCGACATGAAGTTTTCCGATCAGGGAAATGTGGATCTCGAAACGGTGATCTCTCGCCAGCCAGACCTGATGATCGCTCAGCTTCGTGCTAAACCTTCGCTGGTGCAAAGCGGCGTGCTGGCAAAACTCGACGCGCTGCATATTCCGGTGGTGTTCGTTGATTACGAATTGCATCCGGTCGAAAACACCCTGCCAAGTATCGCCTTACTGGGTAAAGTCATGGGCCAGACCGATCGCGCTCAGGCCTATATCGATTTCTATCAACAGCGACTGGATAAAATCCACCAGCGTCTGGCGTCAGCCACGAAGAAACCCCTGGTCTTTATCGAACCGATTGCCGGTGTCGGTGGGCTGGATAATGGCTGCTGCTTTACCCACGCACGCAACGGTTGGGGCGGGCTGGTCGAAGCCGCTGGCGGTACAAACATTGGCTCGCAGTTGCTGCCAGGGGCAACCGGTAATGTGTCGGTAGAAAAAATTATCTCCCTGAACCCCGATTACTACCTAATGACCGGCTCTAAACGCCCGGGCAAAGGCACGGCGATTATCCCGTTTGGCTATAACGTTCCGGCGGCTGATGTTACTGCCGCGTTCAACGCCTTAGTGGCACGCCAGGGTGTTGCCAACATCCCGGCCGTTGCCGAAGGCCACACCGGGGCGTTGTATCACCACTTCTACAACAACCCGTACAACATCGTCGCCATTGAAACATTGAGTAAAATCTTCTACCCGACGTTGTTTAACGATGTTGATCCTCTGGCGGATTACCACGCCATTATCAAAAACTTTACCCACATTCCGGATGACAACATCATTCTGAGCTATACCCCTTCCCACTGA
- a CDS encoding ABC transporter ATP-binding protein, translating into MTDGLRVHDLHTGYRKKKIIAGLNTPLLPRGQITALLGPNGSGKSTLLRALADLNPAQGQLLLNGDDLMTLPSAKRAQKVVYLPQSLPQGVHLHALESVIVARRASGNDSGHNAEQEAYAILDKLGVAHLAMSFLDQLSGGQKQLIGLAQSLIRQPDLLLLDEPLSALDLNYQFHVMDIVARETRLRNIVTVVVIHDINIALRHAQYALMLKSGELIASGIPGEVVTPANLATVYGVDGRVEYCSRGLPHVVVDGLTP; encoded by the coding sequence ATGACCGACGGCCTTCGCGTACACGACCTGCACACTGGTTATCGCAAGAAAAAGATCATTGCCGGACTAAATACGCCATTGCTTCCTCGCGGACAAATCACGGCTCTGCTTGGGCCGAACGGCTCCGGGAAATCAACCCTTTTGCGCGCACTTGCAGATTTAAACCCCGCCCAGGGACAACTGCTGCTGAATGGCGACGATCTGATGACGTTGCCCTCGGCGAAACGGGCGCAAAAAGTGGTTTATCTGCCGCAATCCTTACCCCAGGGCGTGCATCTGCATGCGCTGGAGTCAGTGATTGTCGCTCGACGTGCCAGCGGTAATGATTCCGGCCATAACGCCGAACAGGAAGCCTACGCCATCCTCGACAAACTGGGCGTAGCCCATCTGGCGATGAGCTTCCTTGACCAGCTTTCCGGCGGACAAAAACAGCTGATTGGCCTTGCTCAGTCGCTCATCCGCCAGCCGGACCTGCTGTTGCTCGATGAACCGTTAAGTGCGCTCGACCTCAACTACCAGTTTCACGTGATGGATATCGTCGCCCGTGAAACGCGGTTGCGTAACATCGTCACCGTGGTGGTGATCCACGACATCAACATTGCGTTGCGCCATGCACAATATGCCCTGATGCTAAAAAGCGGCGAACTGATTGCCAGCGGCATTCCGGGAGAGGTTGTTACCCCTGCGAATCTGGCGACTGTATATGGCGTCGATGGCCGGGTGGAATACTGTTCCCGTGGGCTACCACACGTGGTGGTCGACGGGTTAACACCATAA
- a CDS encoding iron ABC transporter permease: MNSSLAASEQSGETTIASHYRKILIRRFILAGILLLCIVCSLILDFTLGPSGISVSTLWHTLVNAAGADAGTRVIVWDLRLPFALMAVAVGMALGLAGAEMQTILNNPLASPFTLGVSSAASFGAALAIVLGLGIPGIADKWFIPANAFVFALLACFILDGISRWTRVATSGVVLFGIALVFTFNALISILQFVASEDTLQGLVFWTMGSLARASWDKLAILAVALVIIVPLSLKNAWKLTALRLGEDRAVSFGINVKKLRLTTLLRISIISALTVAFVGPVGFIGLVAPHISRMMFGEDHRFYLPGSMLIGALVLSLASVFSKNIVPGVIIPVGIVTSLVGVPFFLSIIIRNRGNI, encoded by the coding sequence ATGAATTCCAGCCTTGCCGCCAGTGAACAATCTGGCGAGACCACCATCGCATCGCATTACCGTAAGATCCTGATCAGACGCTTCATACTGGCAGGCATACTTCTGCTCTGTATTGTCTGCTCCTTAATCCTGGATTTCACACTCGGTCCGTCCGGAATCTCCGTTTCCACGCTCTGGCACACCCTGGTTAATGCTGCAGGTGCAGATGCAGGAACACGTGTGATTGTCTGGGATTTACGCCTGCCCTTTGCGTTGATGGCTGTCGCCGTCGGTATGGCGCTAGGACTGGCCGGGGCAGAAATGCAAACCATCCTGAATAACCCACTTGCCAGCCCCTTTACGCTTGGTGTGTCTTCTGCGGCATCTTTCGGCGCAGCACTGGCCATTGTGCTGGGCTTAGGCATTCCGGGTATTGCTGATAAGTGGTTTATTCCCGCGAACGCTTTTGTTTTCGCACTGCTGGCCTGTTTTATTCTTGATGGCATCAGCCGCTGGACGCGCGTGGCAACCTCTGGCGTGGTGCTCTTTGGCATCGCACTGGTATTTACCTTTAACGCCCTGATTTCCATTCTGCAGTTTGTCGCCAGTGAAGATACCCTGCAAGGGCTGGTCTTCTGGACCATGGGCAGCCTGGCTAGAGCCTCATGGGATAAACTCGCGATCCTGGCCGTCGCGTTGGTGATTATCGTGCCACTGTCGTTGAAAAACGCCTGGAAGCTGACGGCACTACGCCTGGGCGAAGATCGTGCGGTGAGTTTTGGCATTAACGTGAAGAAACTGCGCCTGACCACATTGTTACGCATCAGCATTATTTCCGCGCTAACGGTTGCCTTCGTCGGCCCCGTTGGCTTTATCGGCCTGGTTGCGCCGCATATCTCACGCATGATGTTTGGCGAGGACCATCGTTTTTATCTGCCTGGCAGTATGCTGATCGGCGCGCTGGTGCTCTCCCTGGCATCCGTATTTTCCAAAAATATCGTGCCCGGCGTCATTATTCCCGTCGGCATTGTGACTTCGCTGGTGGGGGTCCCGTTCTTCCTCAGTATCATTATTCGTAACCGGGGGAACATATGA